One genomic window of Kaistia geumhonensis includes the following:
- the mtaB gene encoding tRNA (N(6)-L-threonylcarbamoyladenosine(37)-C(2))-methylthiotransferase MtaB translates to MSLDTISFGCRLNLLESEVMRANARAAGFEDAVLVNTCAVTGEAVRQARQAIRKARRERPGARIVVSGCAAQTDPEAFAAMAEVDLVLGNAEKLAPDAWRGSERVRVADAGTAALAAGEAVTGIEGHTRAFVAVQNGCDHRCTFCIIPYGRGPSRSVPMGGVVETVRSLVARGFGEVVLTGVDLTAYGADLPGRPTLGRLVATILKLVPDLPRLRLSSLDTIEVDPALMAAIAGEPRLMPHFHLSLQAGDDMILKRMKRRHLRDDAIRFCAEVRALRPDAVFGADLIAGFPTETDAMFDNSLALVEACGLTHLHVFPFSARPGTPAARMPQLPHETVKARAAALRTLGRRRLDAFLDGEIGHRRRVLVERGGRGRTEHFTDVAIEGPPPGAIVDVRITGRAESRLLATPIAGAA, encoded by the coding sequence ATGAGCCTCGACACCATCTCCTTCGGCTGCCGGCTGAACCTCCTCGAGAGCGAGGTGATGCGCGCCAACGCCCGCGCGGCCGGCTTCGAGGATGCGGTGCTCGTCAACACCTGCGCGGTGACCGGCGAAGCAGTGCGGCAGGCACGGCAGGCGATCCGCAAGGCGCGGCGCGAGCGGCCTGGTGCCCGGATCGTCGTTTCCGGTTGCGCGGCGCAGACCGACCCCGAAGCCTTCGCCGCGATGGCTGAGGTCGACCTTGTTCTCGGCAATGCCGAGAAGCTCGCACCGGACGCGTGGCGGGGGAGCGAGCGCGTCCGCGTCGCCGATGCCGGCACGGCGGCGCTCGCCGCCGGCGAAGCGGTGACGGGCATCGAGGGGCATACGCGCGCTTTCGTCGCCGTTCAGAACGGATGCGACCATCGCTGCACCTTCTGCATCATTCCTTATGGCCGCGGTCCGTCGCGCTCGGTGCCGATGGGCGGCGTCGTCGAGACGGTGCGCAGCCTCGTCGCGCGCGGCTTTGGCGAAGTGGTGCTGACCGGCGTCGATCTCACCGCCTATGGCGCCGACCTGCCGGGACGGCCGACGCTCGGCCGGCTGGTCGCGACGATCCTGAAGCTGGTGCCGGACCTGCCGCGCCTCCGCCTCTCCTCGCTCGATACGATCGAGGTCGACCCGGCGCTGATGGCGGCGATCGCCGGCGAGCCGCGCCTGATGCCGCATTTCCACCTGTCGCTACAGGCCGGCGACGACATGATCCTGAAGCGCATGAAGCGGCGGCACCTGCGCGACGACGCGATCCGCTTCTGCGCCGAGGTCAGGGCGCTGCGCCCCGATGCCGTGTTCGGCGCCGATCTCATCGCCGGCTTCCCGACCGAGACGGATGCGATGTTCGACAACAGCCTCGCACTCGTCGAGGCGTGCGGGCTGACGCATCTCCATGTCTTTCCGTTCTCGGCACGACCCGGCACGCCGGCGGCGCGCATGCCGCAGCTGCCGCACGAAACGGTCAAGGCGCGAGCGGCCGCGCTGCGCACCCTCGGCCGGAGGCGGCTCGACGCCTTCCTCGACGGCGAGATCGGTCATCGCCGGCGCGTGCTCGTCGAGCGCGGCGGGCGGGGCCGGACGGAGCATTTCACCGATGTCGCGATCGAGGGCCCGCCGCCGGGCGCGATCGTCGATGTCCGCATCACCGGGCGCGCCGAAAGCCGGCTGCTCGCC
- the dapF gene encoding diaminopimelate epimerase codes for MPAIATSPVPFAKMNGIGNEITVVDFRAAPWRLDAEKARAVAADGATAFDQLMALEPPRTPGTDAFMRIFNTDGSLSGACGNGTRCVALVLARETGRQSFLLETSAGLLTAEVEDADRITVDMGTPRFGWREIPLAEAFADTRAIELQIGPIDAPILHSPSVVNVGNPHAIFWVKDVAAFDLGRIGPMLENHPIFPERANISLAAVTSPSSLTLAVWERGAGLTRACGSAACAAAVAAARTGRTGRTVDVTLPGGTLRIDWRADDHILMTGAAAFEHEGRLGFDGAGALALERIGAAA; via the coding sequence ATGCCCGCGATCGCCACCAGCCCCGTGCCCTTCGCCAAGATGAACGGCATCGGCAACGAGATCACCGTCGTCGATTTCCGCGCCGCCCCCTGGCGGCTCGACGCGGAGAAGGCGCGCGCCGTCGCGGCCGACGGGGCGACCGCCTTCGACCAGCTGATGGCGCTCGAGCCGCCGAGGACGCCGGGCACGGATGCCTTCATGCGCATCTTCAACACCGACGGCTCGCTCTCCGGTGCCTGCGGCAACGGTACGCGCTGCGTCGCCCTGGTGCTGGCGCGCGAAACGGGCCGGCAGAGCTTCCTGCTCGAGACATCGGCGGGTCTGCTCACGGCCGAGGTCGAGGACGCGGACCGCATCACGGTCGACATGGGCACGCCGCGCTTCGGCTGGCGCGAGATTCCGCTCGCCGAGGCGTTCGCCGACACACGCGCCATCGAGCTGCAGATCGGCCCGATCGATGCGCCGATCCTGCATTCGCCCTCGGTGGTCAATGTCGGCAATCCGCATGCGATCTTCTGGGTGAAGGACGTCGCGGCGTTCGATCTCGGCCGTATCGGGCCGATGCTCGAGAACCACCCGATCTTTCCCGAGCGCGCCAACATCTCTCTCGCCGCCGTCACCTCGCCCTCCTCGCTGACGCTCGCCGTCTGGGAGCGCGGCGCCGGGCTGACGCGGGCCTGCGGATCGGCGGCCTGCGCCGCCGCGGTCGCGGCCGCGCGCACCGGCCGGACCGGTCGGACGGTCGACGTCACGCTGCCGGGCGGCACGCTCCGCATCGACTGGCGCGCCGACGACCATATCCTGATGACGGGCGCCGCCGCCTTCGAACACGAAGGGCGGCTCGGGTTCGACGGGGCCGGGGCGCTGGCGCTGGAGCGGATCGGCGCGGCCGCATGA
- a CDS encoding nicotinate phosphoribosyltransferase has product MTLDIATRVYNHGFRIDPIVRTLLDTDFYKFLMLQMIRHTSPDVHATFGLINRTKSVRLADVIDERELRDQLDHARTLRFQKNELIWLAGNTFYGVKQIFKPDFLEWLEDFQLPEYDLHRTADGQYELLFEGPWTHTTLWEVPALAIVCELRARAAMKGMSRFELDVLYAKAKAKLWGKIERLRVLGREGPLKVADFGTRRRHGFLWQKWCVEALQEGLGDNFVGTSNVKMAMDAGLEAIGTNAHELPMVYAALANNDEELHAAPYKVLKDWAKMYDGNLLVILPDTYGTTNFLRDAPDWILDWKGIRPDSKPPIEGAEEAIAWWTARGRDPREKLIVLSDGMDIDTIEEASRALRGRVNLSIGWGTNVTNDFRDCAPDGKDDRLESISLVCKVVEANGRPAVKLSDNANKATGPAEEVERYRRVFGHDARARQPVLV; this is encoded by the coding sequence ATGACGCTCGATATCGCGACCCGCGTCTACAATCACGGCTTCCGCATCGATCCGATCGTGCGGACGCTGCTCGATACCGATTTCTACAAGTTCCTGATGTTGCAGATGATCCGGCACACTTCGCCCGACGTGCATGCGACTTTCGGGCTGATCAACCGGACGAAATCGGTGCGGCTCGCCGACGTCATCGACGAGCGCGAGCTGCGCGACCAGCTCGACCATGCCCGCACGCTGCGCTTCCAGAAAAACGAGCTGATCTGGCTGGCCGGCAACACGTTCTACGGCGTGAAGCAGATCTTCAAGCCTGACTTCCTCGAATGGCTGGAGGATTTCCAGCTGCCCGAATACGACCTTCACCGCACCGCGGACGGGCAGTACGAACTTCTCTTCGAAGGGCCGTGGACCCATACGACGCTCTGGGAAGTGCCTGCGCTGGCTATCGTTTGCGAGCTGCGTGCCCGCGCCGCCATGAAGGGCATGAGCCGTTTTGAACTCGACGTGCTCTATGCCAAGGCCAAGGCCAAGCTCTGGGGCAAGATCGAGCGGCTGCGTGTGCTCGGCCGCGAAGGACCGCTGAAGGTCGCCGATTTCGGCACCCGCCGCCGGCATGGTTTCCTGTGGCAGAAGTGGTGCGTCGAGGCGCTGCAGGAGGGGCTCGGCGACAATTTCGTCGGCACCTCCAATGTCAAGATGGCCATGGATGCCGGCCTCGAGGCGATCGGGACCAATGCGCATGAACTGCCGATGGTTTATGCCGCCCTCGCCAACAACGACGAAGAGCTTCATGCCGCGCCATACAAGGTTTTGAAAGATTGGGCCAAGATGTATGACGGCAATCTGCTCGTCATTCTTCCAGACACCTATGGCACGACCAACTTCCTGCGCGATGCGCCGGACTGGATTCTCGACTGGAAGGGCATCCGCCCGGATTCCAAGCCGCCGATCGAAGGCGCCGAGGAGGCGATCGCCTGGTGGACAGCGCGTGGCCGCGATCCGCGCGAGAAGCTGATCGTGCTCTCGGACGGTATGGACATCGATACGATCGAGGAGGCCTCGCGCGCCCTTCGTGGCCGGGTCAATCTCTCCATCGGCTGGGGCACCAACGTCACCAACGATTTCCGCGACTGTGCACCGGACGGCAAGGACGACCGCCTCGAGTCGATCTCGCTCGTCTGCAAGGTCGTGGAGGCGAATGGACGGCCGGCGGTGAAGCTTTCGGACAATGCCAACAAGGCGACCGGACCGGCCGAGGAGGTGGAACGCTATCGTCGTGTCTTCGGCCATGATGCAAGGGCCAGGCAACCGGTGCTGGTCTAG
- a CDS encoding glucoamylase family protein produces the protein MRHGRATARLSDEALLDDVQRRTFRYFWDFADPASGMARDRFGGNDGWLVSGGSGMGAMAIVTAVTRGWITRAEAVERLHRMLRFLEHADSFHGAFPHFLTPEGRAIRFGRKDDGADIVETALLMQGLIAARAFFDGGGNSEPWLRGRIDGLFDAVEWNWFTREGREAYYWHWSPNHGFAMNHEILGWNECLIALVLAAGSARDPISPAVYHNGFTQSRTFLNGRDHAANEHILLPLGPDGGGPLFFAHYSFLGLDPRGLRDPYADYLAQNEAHVRINQAYCVRNPKGYVGYGPDCWGLTASDNHEGYSAHAPDNDLGVIAPTAAISSLPYAPDLVMPALRHFHDDLGDRIYGELGFVDAFNETVGWAAKTHLAIDQGPIIVMIENHRTSLLWDLVMSDATVRRGLGRLGFTSPHLATA, from the coding sequence ATGCGGCACGGCAGGGCGACGGCGCGGCTCTCCGACGAGGCGCTTCTCGACGATGTCCAGCGGCGGACATTCCGCTATTTCTGGGATTTCGCCGACCCGGCCTCGGGCATGGCGCGCGATCGCTTCGGCGGCAATGACGGCTGGCTGGTCAGCGGCGGCTCCGGCATGGGGGCGATGGCGATCGTCACCGCCGTCACGCGCGGCTGGATCACCCGCGCCGAGGCCGTCGAGCGGCTGCACCGCATGCTGCGCTTTCTCGAGCACGCCGACAGCTTCCACGGCGCCTTCCCGCATTTCCTGACCCCGGAGGGACGCGCCATTCGCTTCGGCCGGAAGGACGACGGCGCCGACATCGTCGAGACCGCGCTGCTGATGCAGGGTCTGATCGCGGCGCGCGCCTTCTTCGACGGTGGCGGCAACAGCGAACCCTGGCTGCGCGGCCGCATCGACGGACTCTTCGACGCCGTCGAGTGGAACTGGTTCACCCGCGAGGGACGCGAGGCCTATTACTGGCACTGGAGCCCCAATCACGGCTTCGCCATGAACCACGAGATCCTCGGCTGGAACGAGTGCCTGATCGCGCTGGTGCTGGCCGCGGGCTCCGCGCGCGATCCGATCTCGCCGGCCGTCTATCACAACGGCTTCACCCAGAGCCGCACCTTCCTGAACGGTCGCGACCATGCGGCGAACGAGCATATCCTGCTGCCGCTCGGGCCGGATGGGGGCGGCCCGCTGTTCTTCGCCCATTATTCGTTCCTCGGCCTCGACCCGCGCGGGCTCCGCGATCCCTATGCCGACTATCTCGCGCAGAACGAGGCGCATGTCCGCATCAACCAGGCCTATTGCGTCCGCAACCCGAAGGGCTATGTCGGCTATGGGCCGGACTGCTGGGGCCTGACCGCCAGCGACAATCACGAGGGCTATTCCGCCCACGCCCCCGACAACGATCTCGGCGTGATCGCGCCGACCGCGGCGATCTCCAGCCTGCCCTATGCGCCCGATCTGGTGATGCCGGCACTCCGCCATTTCCACGACGATCTGGGCGACCGCATCTATGGCGAGCTCGGCTTCGTCGATGCTTTCAACGAGACGGTCGGCTGGGCGGCCAAGACGCATCTCGCGATCGACCAGGGGCCGATCATCGTGATGATCGAGAACCACCGAACCAGCCTTCTGTGGGACCTCGTGATGAGCGACGCGACGGTGCGCCGGGGCCTCGGCCGCCTCGGCTTCACCAGCCCGCACCTCGCGACGGCCTGA
- a CDS encoding ABC transporter ATP-binding protein/permease produces MTERIEPNRAEPGEEVAEERPSETAELIRQFSDFVLALWRSSGRSTFILLTVGIVTVILATNAMQVALNAWNKPFYDAIEQKNIRSFITYLMVFGGIAGVLLALNVAQTWLDQMIKLQSRKWLTRDLIEQWLAPRRLVMIRNSGEIGVNPDQRVHEDARHLAELSAGLGIGLFQSSLLLASFIGVLWVLSSGIALTFNGTSIVIPGYMVWCALIYAATGSWLSWQVGRPLIGIGIERYAREADLRFAMVQVSENANGIALNAGEADEKNRLGEELERVLGVMRQLVGAIARLTWVTAGYGWVGIVAPIVIAAPGYFGGQLTFGQLMMVVGAFNQVQGSLRWFVDNFSAIADWRATLSRVMTFREALTSLEVRGRSGEHIAYANDGDHLALDNVRITWTDSGAELEPRTVDVRPGDRLQIIDGTGRGRGAFFSALAGLWPFGSGKISLPAGARTMFLPERPYMPDGTLRAAITYPASPSDFTDEQLNAALARVDLTRLASSLDRRSRWSRELSYDDEARLTFARLLLLKPDWIFTEQSIDTLDERQRRIFSSILDDELKQAALVTVAGRGSTSDFYNRTADLVALPAAETDKGDPE; encoded by the coding sequence ATGACGGAACGAATCGAGCCAAACCGGGCCGAACCGGGTGAAGAGGTCGCCGAGGAGCGGCCGAGCGAGACGGCAGAGCTCATCCGGCAGTTCTCCGACTTCGTGCTGGCGCTCTGGCGCTCGTCGGGGCGCAGCACCTTCATCCTGCTCACCGTCGGCATCGTCACGGTGATTCTCGCTACCAATGCGATGCAGGTCGCGCTGAACGCCTGGAACAAGCCGTTCTATGACGCGATCGAGCAGAAGAACATCCGCTCCTTCATCACCTATCTGATGGTGTTCGGCGGCATCGCCGGCGTTCTGCTCGCCCTCAACGTGGCGCAGACCTGGCTCGACCAGATGATCAAGCTTCAGTCGCGCAAGTGGCTGACGCGCGACCTGATCGAGCAGTGGCTGGCGCCGCGCCGCCTCGTCATGATCAGGAATTCCGGCGAGATCGGCGTCAATCCCGATCAGCGCGTGCACGAGGATGCCCGGCATCTCGCCGAGCTCTCAGCCGGCCTCGGCATCGGCCTCTTTCAGTCCTCGCTGCTGCTCGCCTCGTTCATCGGCGTGCTCTGGGTCCTGTCGAGCGGCATCGCGCTCACCTTCAACGGCACCTCGATCGTCATCCCCGGCTACATGGTCTGGTGCGCGCTGATCTATGCCGCGACGGGCTCCTGGCTGTCCTGGCAGGTCGGCCGCCCGCTGATCGGTATCGGCATCGAGCGATATGCGCGCGAGGCGGACCTCCGCTTCGCCATGGTTCAGGTCTCGGAGAATGCAAACGGCATCGCGCTCAATGCCGGCGAGGCCGACGAGAAGAACCGCCTCGGGGAAGAACTGGAGCGGGTGCTGGGCGTCATGCGGCAGCTGGTGGGTGCCATCGCGCGGCTCACCTGGGTGACCGCCGGCTATGGCTGGGTCGGCATCGTGGCGCCGATCGTGATCGCCGCGCCCGGCTATTTCGGAGGCCAGCTCACCTTCGGCCAGCTCATGATGGTGGTCGGAGCCTTCAACCAGGTGCAGGGCTCGCTGCGCTGGTTCGTCGACAATTTCAGCGCCATCGCCGACTGGCGGGCGACGCTCTCGCGCGTCATGACCTTCCGCGAGGCGCTGACCTCGCTCGAGGTGCGCGGCCGCAGCGGCGAACACATCGCCTATGCGAATGATGGCGACCACCTCGCGCTCGACAATGTCCGCATCACCTGGACCGACAGCGGCGCCGAACTCGAGCCGAGAACCGTGGACGTCAGACCCGGCGACCGGCTGCAGATCATCGACGGAACGGGCCGAGGGCGCGGCGCCTTCTTCTCGGCGCTGGCGGGCCTCTGGCCCTTCGGCTCCGGCAAGATCAGCCTGCCGGCGGGTGCGCGGACCATGTTCCTTCCCGAGCGGCCCTATATGCCGGACGGCACGCTGCGGGCGGCCATCACCTATCCGGCATCTCCGTCGGATTTCACCGACGAGCAGCTCAACGCGGCGCTGGCGCGCGTCGACCTCACCCGCCTCGCAAGCTCGCTCGACCGGCGCTCGCGCTGGTCGCGCGAACTCTCCTATGACGACGAGGCGCGGCTCACCTTCGCACGCCTCCTGCTGCTGAAACCCGACTGGATCTTCACCGAGCAATCGATCGATACGCTCGACGAGCGGCAGCGGCGCATCTTCAGCTCGATCCTCGACGACGAACTGAAGCAGGCGGCCCTCGTTACGGTCGCCGGGCGCGGCTCGACGAGCGACTTCTACAATCGTACGGCCGATCTGGTAGCGCTGCCGGCGGCCGAGACGGACAAGGGGGATCCGGAGTGA
- the glpK gene encoding glycerol kinase GlpK, translating into MSGFILAIDQGTTSTRAIVFDGGGRILGVGQQEFRQHFPRSGWVEHDGEDIWESVVHTIRFALSHAKLSATDIAGIGITNQRETVVIWDRATGKPIHKAIVWQDRRTADLCARLKAEGNEPMVTAKTGLLLDPYFSATKIAWLLDHVDGSREKAERGELAFGTVDSFLLWRLTGGAVHATDATNAARTLLFDIGTGDWDDELLRLFRVPRALLPRVEDCAFAFGTTDPALFGAAIPIAGIAGDQHAATLGQACFSPGMMKSTYGTGCFALLNTGSELAPSSNRLLSTIAYRLDGRTTYALEGSIFVAGSAVQWLRDGLHLIDRAEASGPMAAEADPHQDVYLVPAFTGLGAPWWDAHARGALFGLTRGTGPREIVKAALEAVCFQTLDLLEAMKRDWQGAEDTVLRVDGGMVASDWTMQRLADILDAPVDRPIVLETTALGAAWLAGRQTGVWPGEEGFAASWRREHRFEPGMDREERTRRIAGWRDAVRRTLTG; encoded by the coding sequence GTGAGCGGATTCATTCTGGCGATCGACCAGGGCACGACTTCGACGCGTGCGATCGTCTTCGACGGCGGCGGGCGCATCCTCGGGGTCGGGCAGCAGGAGTTCCGCCAGCATTTCCCGCGTTCGGGCTGGGTCGAGCATGACGGCGAGGACATCTGGGAGTCGGTCGTGCACACGATCCGCTTCGCGCTCTCGCACGCGAAGCTCTCCGCCACGGATATCGCTGGCATCGGCATCACCAACCAGCGCGAGACGGTGGTGATCTGGGACCGCGCGACGGGCAAGCCGATCCACAAGGCCATCGTCTGGCAGGACAGGCGCACCGCCGATCTCTGCGCCCGCCTCAAGGCCGAAGGCAACGAGCCGATGGTCACGGCGAAGACCGGGCTTCTGCTCGATCCCTATTTCTCGGCTACCAAGATCGCCTGGCTGCTCGACCACGTGGACGGCTCCCGCGAAAAGGCCGAGCGCGGCGAACTCGCCTTCGGCACCGTCGACAGCTTCCTGCTCTGGCGGCTCACTGGCGGCGCGGTCCACGCCACCGACGCGACCAATGCCGCGCGCACGCTGCTCTTCGATATCGGGACGGGCGACTGGGACGACGAACTCCTGCGGCTCTTCCGCGTGCCGCGCGCCTTGCTGCCGCGCGTCGAGGACTGCGCCTTCGCCTTCGGGACGACCGATCCGGCGCTGTTCGGGGCGGCGATCCCGATCGCCGGCATCGCGGGCGACCAGCATGCGGCGACCCTCGGCCAGGCCTGCTTCTCGCCCGGCATGATGAAATCGACCTATGGCACGGGCTGCTTCGCGCTGCTCAACACCGGCTCCGAGCTTGCGCCCTCGTCGAACCGGCTGCTGAGCACGATCGCCTATCGCCTCGACGGCCGCACGACCTATGCGCTCGAAGGCTCGATCTTCGTTGCCGGTTCGGCCGTGCAGTGGCTGCGCGACGGGCTGCATCTGATCGACCGCGCCGAAGCCTCCGGTCCGATGGCGGCCGAGGCTGATCCCCACCAGGACGTCTATCTCGTGCCGGCCTTCACCGGCCTCGGCGCGCCCTGGTGGGACGCCCATGCCCGCGGCGCGCTGTTCGGCCTGACACGCGGCACCGGACCGCGCGAGATCGTCAAGGCGGCGCTCGAGGCGGTCTGCTTTCAGACGCTAGACCTGCTCGAGGCGATGAAGCGCGACTGGCAGGGTGCGGAGGATACGGTGCTCCGGGTCGATGGCGGCATGGTCGCCAGCGACTGGACCATGCAGCGCCTCGCCGACATTCTCGACGCGCCGGTCGACCGGCCGATCGTGCTCGAGACGACCGCGCTCGGCGCCGCCTGGCTGGCGGGCCGACAGACCGGCGTGTGGCCGGGCGAAGAGGGCTTCGCCGCCTCGTGGCGACGCGAACACCGCTTCGAGCCGGGCATGGATCGGGAAGAGCGGACGCGGCGCATCGCTGGCTGGCGGGACGCGGTGCGACGTACCCTGACGGGCTGA
- a CDS encoding carbohydrate-binding family V/XII, whose product MSPYRCLLALALAATALSPVSPMSPAAWAQDAARPAATQPAAQPVPAWPKSYDVGADTLQVYQPLIESWSGDQVSGRAAIALGPKDGSPVYGTARFSARVAVDKPSRQAHLGPISVDRVDVPSDPSQAARLKSALQSRIPSAGITVALDQLQTSYAAAKELNAELDQPVDNTPPAIVFTSTPTLLVLVSGDPVLKPVAGAPDFQRVMNSRALILVDRNGAAFLEATGYWYRADRLGGSFAEIGSVPSSVVDAAKVAGREDAPDPMLPEDGKRPASPPAIMIATTPTELIQTKGTAELQPVAGTSLLTMTNADHAVFMDPNGNQYYVLISGRWFKAGDLKGPWAFVPPSSLPADFAKISPNDPKGSVLVSVPGTPQAREAAIAATIPQTATVSRSTALNVAYDGAPRFEAIKGTALSYAVNTATPVIELDAGAFYAVANGVWFTAASPFGPWRVADVVPDVIYTIPVSSPVHYVTYVHVYASTADAVTVGYTPGYFGVALSDGMVVYGTGYSCTGYVGTIWYGCPVTYGYGADFALDTAAGFAFGFATGWAIGAASPWWGPYWGVGPWGGAWTHVNVNATNIYGRWGGWATVDHAWGYNPWTGNAFAGRSAYGTTGWGTDFANRSGAVYNPYTGNGAAGRQSASFNPYTGRGHASETGVSVDDGHVDVDSRGVAGNVKTGNGVAWNNGNIYTDRDGNVHQYSDDGGWQQHTSSGWSADTDRDTIGDLDNQRSFQDFGQQRVDDFASRGGFDGGDRFGGGFGGDFGGDRFGGGDFGGGRFGGGFGGGDFGGGRFGGGFGGGFRR is encoded by the coding sequence ATGTCGCCGTATCGTTGTCTTCTGGCTCTCGCCCTTGCGGCGACCGCCCTTTCGCCGGTCTCGCCCATGTCGCCCGCAGCATGGGCGCAGGACGCCGCCCGGCCCGCGGCCACCCAGCCCGCCGCGCAGCCGGTGCCCGCCTGGCCGAAGAGCTATGATGTCGGCGCGGACACGCTGCAGGTCTACCAGCCGCTGATCGAGAGCTGGTCGGGCGACCAGGTTTCCGGCCGCGCCGCGATCGCGCTCGGGCCGAAGGATGGTTCGCCGGTCTATGGCACCGCGCGATTCTCGGCCCGCGTCGCCGTCGACAAGCCGTCGCGGCAGGCGCATCTTGGGCCGATCAGCGTCGACCGCGTCGACGTTCCCTCGGATCCCTCGCAGGCCGCGCGTCTCAAGAGCGCCCTGCAGTCGCGCATTCCCTCCGCCGGCATCACCGTTGCGCTCGACCAGCTGCAGACGAGCTATGCGGCGGCCAAGGAACTCAACGCCGAGCTCGACCAGCCGGTCGACAATACCCCGCCGGCCATCGTCTTTACTTCGACGCCCACGCTGCTGGTGCTCGTCTCGGGCGATCCGGTGCTGAAGCCCGTCGCCGGCGCGCCGGACTTCCAGCGTGTGATGAACAGCCGCGCGCTGATCCTCGTCGATCGCAACGGCGCCGCCTTCCTGGAGGCGACCGGCTACTGGTATCGCGCCGACCGCCTCGGGGGCAGCTTCGCGGAGATCGGCAGCGTGCCGTCCTCCGTAGTCGACGCCGCGAAGGTGGCCGGACGCGAGGACGCGCCCGATCCGATGCTGCCGGAGGACGGCAAGCGGCCGGCCAGCCCGCCGGCGATCATGATCGCGACCACGCCGACCGAACTCATCCAGACCAAGGGCACGGCCGAGCTGCAACCCGTGGCGGGCACGAGCCTGCTCACCATGACCAACGCGGATCACGCGGTCTTCATGGATCCGAACGGCAACCAGTATTATGTCCTGATCTCCGGCCGCTGGTTCAAGGCGGGCGATCTCAAGGGTCCCTGGGCCTTCGTGCCGCCGTCGAGCCTGCCGGCCGACTTCGCGAAGATCTCGCCGAACGACCCCAAGGGCTCGGTGCTCGTCTCGGTGCCGGGAACGCCGCAGGCCAGGGAAGCGGCCATCGCCGCGACGATCCCGCAGACCGCCACGGTGAGCCGGTCGACTGCCCTCAATGTCGCTTATGACGGCGCGCCGCGCTTCGAGGCGATCAAGGGCACGGCGCTTTCCTACGCGGTCAACACGGCGACGCCGGTGATCGAGCTCGATGCCGGCGCCTTCTACGCGGTCGCGAACGGCGTCTGGTTCACCGCGGCCTCGCCATTCGGACCATGGCGCGTCGCCGATGTCGTCCCCGACGTCATCTACACGATCCCGGTCTCCTCGCCGGTCCACTACGTCACCTATGTCCATGTCTACGCCTCGACGGCGGACGCGGTCACCGTCGGCTACACGCCGGGCTATTTCGGCGTCGCGCTCAGCGACGGGATGGTGGTCTATGGTACCGGCTACAGCTGCACGGGCTATGTCGGCACCATCTGGTATGGCTGCCCGGTGACCTATGGCTATGGCGCCGATTTTGCGCTCGACACGGCGGCCGGCTTCGCTTTCGGCTTCGCCACCGGCTGGGCCATCGGGGCCGCCTCGCCCTGGTGGGGCCCCTATTGGGGCGTCGGCCCCTGGGGCGGGGCGTGGACGCATGTCAACGTCAACGCGACCAACATCTACGGCCGCTGGGGCGGCTGGGCGACGGTCGACCATGCCTGGGGCTACAATCCGTGGACGGGCAATGCCTTTGCCGGCCGCTCGGCCTATGGCACGACGGGCTGGGGCACCGATTTCGCCAACCGGTCCGGTGCCGTCTACAATCCCTATACCGGCAACGGCGCGGCGGGGCGCCAGTCGGCGAGCTTCAATCCCTATACCGGACGCGGCCATGCCAGCGAGACGGGCGTCAGCGTCGATGACGGCCATGTCGATGTCGACAGCCGCGGCGTCGCCGGCAATGTGAAGACAGGCAACGGCGTCGCCTGGAACAACGGCAACATCTACACCGACCGCGACGGCAATGTTCACCAGTACAGCGACGACGGTGGCTGGCAGCAGCATACGTCGAGCGGGTGGAGCGCCGACACCGACCGCGACACGATCGGCGACCTCGACAACCAGCGCAGCTTCCAGGATTTCGGCCAGCAGCGGGTGGACGACTTCGCCTCGCGCGGCGGCTTCGACGGCGGTGACCGTTTCGGAGGCGGCTTCGGCGGTGATTTCGGGGGTGACCGCTTCGGCGGCGGTGATTTCGGCGGTGGTAGGTTCGGCGGTGGCTTCGGAGGTGGCGACTTCGGTGGCGGCCGCTTCGGGGGTGGGTTCGGTGGCGGCTTCCGCCGCTGA